The sequence aatgctgctaatcacatgttttcccacattttaacatactctaatactagttattattcatttcatggagataatatgcaaaaaaaaaaactgttttgtttgttgatttacactaaaacatgttactgcagatcaggtttatcaagaacagcatagttacagtaacagtatgaaatgcactgtatgggatgatgcataagtgtccactgtgttggctgatatggaactaaaacaataaaacccatgaatatacaagagaacagctggagaatagctgtccactgtagtgaccactgtgcatgaaagggttaagaccccatgggaaccctgtATTGCATTTTCAAGAAGATACGTGCTAATCTcagaagtagggctgtgtattggcaagaatctggcgatacgatacaaatcacaatactaggatcacgatacaatgtatcacgatatatcatgatactgttaaaaaggcaattttttgtttgtttctttttttaatgattatttacgtgaagaattgaattacaccagaaatctgcacaaacactaaacacatttttatttgatcagaacaggatctaatgttatatcacaaaacgttcctgtgttcaaactgaaatgatgttttacagacattacagtttaagatcctgttcaaatgttcatattctgttagttcagaactaacatcagaacattattttagttcaatcccaacaaaggtactaacattatttaataaaagagtgttaaataataattgtaatgactaaattacttatatccatgtatatccatatatatttgcATGGATTTTATATATCATATcagcttctaactctatttcagatattttcatgtcactgtgtattatggagcagtttttttttttacctcttctgtgttgtgtccagagtagaaggccagacCGACACCTGAGTAGgatagagatgatttctcacaagggtcttatctctaagttcctagCACTGAacaaaacactttcgacacaccataattttctcatctttatcttacgggagacagaagactacattgtgacttgtatttttgggttcagacagcTTCAGCCTTTGCCTGAGGTGTATCTCTttcttggagctccaataaagtgATTACTcttgacactgaacgcttgaactgacccttctttattgaagacgaattagtagagtattatttttccataacataataaataaaatagaaacaaaaaagaaaaacaacaatgaacctccacaatatctttatttgaataaatacctaaaaatatcgacacagtactttttaatatcgatacagtattgtgaaatgaaatatcgcgatatatggcagaacccatattttcttacacccctactcagaAACAAACTTCCTAGCACTATGAATGGGAGTCTGGGTGGAGAACATGATCAACTTGTTGCAAGTGCATCATGAACCACTGCAGTGAGCTGTTCACATCATCTGACCCGTGATATGGTGCAACACAGTCATCTGACAGTGAAACATGGACACACGGAGGTCAAACAAAGACTTTTAAAACTGACTTTCATGATGTTTAGCCCTGATTAGTTCACAACATTAACTTCCCTGCATTGGTTTTTCACACTCAGCACCATCAGGTTACAGTTAGAGCATACATTCTTCCAACACTGAGGTACAGCCTTGCCCACAGATGCTGGCGAGCATCCCCATGTGATATTTACTGTTCCCCAGTGCCCTGCCGCTCCACCATTTTACAAGACAAGTAAACACAACATCAGCGCATAAGGTGGGACAGCAGGGCCTGCAGATACGCAACAAAAGCAACATTGTGCAACACGGTTGTAGCTCCTGTAAAACAGCCAGCATTGTGGGGGCGGAGCGGGTGGAGCTTTTGAAACATACCGCTTTGTTGCACGCTTGCAAAACATAATGTAGCTGCATTTCTTTTAGTAATACAGATTGTTGGTGCAAACACTAGAGCAGTTTTTAAGCATGTAACTTGCTCTTTTTATGCATCTTTGCAGGCAGCAGTGTTTTATTTGATCTTCTGACAGCCCTACTGCTGCTGTTGACTGAATTCCACTAAAGCACAGCCAGGGCCTCATGAACTTTTGCAGCAACGAAGGATCTCATTAACAAAgagggaggttttttttttttttttttttaataaagactGAAGTTTCAGCTTACTCTGCTCACTAAGCATGTCAAATCAAAGTGACACAGATGAAGAAACACAACTGATTTACAGCCGTGCTTTCGTAAACTCAGCTGTTTGGAAATAAAACAGCTAAATCTTCAGGTGGTGAAAATGAAAGTTGTAGAAATTTTACCTGCAGCAACTGTTTACCAACACTTGAGGATATGCGGCATGTTACTTACACCTACACAGTCTTGGAACGGAACTAAGTACACTTACTCGAATACTCCGTTGAGCTGATGCATATTCTTCTACTTCATatacttctgctcctctacatctCAGAGGAAATTATTGTACTGTTTGACCATTACATTTATCAAACAGCTTTAGATACTTTGCAGATTGATATTACAAGACGCACAAAtttgttattaaattattatatattattatagttaatctGTACAATAGTAATCACAATGATCTAATAACAGCTGCAACAATAAAAATAACCACAACTACAATCTAGAAATACACTGTTTATCATTCTGAAATGGATCAGTGTGTACTTTCACTTTTGATGCAAATAGTTAACTTGTAAGGGAGTACTTTTACTCTTGGTATTGCTGCTTCTGCTCATGTAAATTTGATTTGTGTACTTCCTCCCCTGCACCTCCACAGCTGCTGTCATTTGCAACGATGCCTCTCTCACTgttggaaaaatataaataagtgaTGCATGTGACGCTTTGCTTGTCAATCCAAAATATTCAGGAGAGACACAAAGCACCTCTAAAATCCCtcaaaatgtcaatattttgGAGATCTGTGTTTCCCCACTGTCTCCTTCCACCAAAATATAGATTTGAATGTGGCAGCCAGTTCTGCTAAACAACTATGCAACTTCAAAGCGTGTGTAAATTTGACTTAAAACCTGCACACATGAACGGATTAATAGTTTTAAAGTTTCATACCATGTTGAAAGTCATTTTGATCACCATGTGAGCGTCTGGCGAAAACCAAACAACTAATTATCGCTCTATTAAGTAGTTTTTACATCACACAGTGAACGCAACACTCATTAAAAGTCCTcatgaaataataataactgaacataaccgtGCTTTACTCACCCAGACTGTTTGTAGAAGAATCCATAATCCGATGTGAGTCTAGATGAAAAGTTTGTACTGAGGTGTGTTTTCCATGCTGAGAGGAGTGTCACAAGTCACACACTGAAGACTGCGTCAAGTTGCCAAGTTTAACAACAATTTCTCAGGGAagttgctcttttttttcctgtcagtAAAAGCACCATGAATAACATGAGTTTAACTTTACTGGAAAACAGGATAAAGCAactttaaactttaaaaaaaactattgatATTACATGTGAATATGTTCTATTTGATATTACTTCCTTGTATTGTTTACCACTGGATTTATTTACTCTGATATCATTtcggttttttttccttttcctaatGAATGTAGTTTTGATGCAAATAATAGTAACTGCAACTTTATATGCATTAATGAAAACaactaaagaagaaaacaaacctTACTGACGACTAAAAATATTCAAGTGGCTTCCGGAAGTGCTGTACTCCATAATGACTAACTTTACAAATTTCACCATGCAAACTTGTACCAATATATAATGTCAAAGTGAGTGTATTAACGCTTAAAAATACCTTAAAATCCTGGTTTCTTCACGTATACTGTTGAAGAAAACACGGCATAGAAAGACTACACTTTATGCAGCTGcttaataaaacacttttaaaagtaCTTTGTCGCCATCTTGCGACGTTGTTAGGTATTACATAAATACTTTACAGCCTGCAATTAAACTGAACTCATTGTGAATGTTCATGGTAATAAAAAATACTTAGAGTTCTTTATTAATCTCAGGAGGAAATTAAAGCCTAACAGCAGCCATTTTACACAGAAGAAACCAGAGGTTCAATTATACGAGACAAAATTAACTCAATGAAACATTAAAAATCAACAGATTGTGATAATATACTTGTGTAAAGTGCCTTGATGTAATTTTTGGAGTAATTTGATATTCTACAAGTAAAATTTAAATGTATTAGTCAATCTTAAACAtgatgtgtttaaccctttcatgcatgaattgtgagaacctgagtcaagatttattttttgagtgtttttattcctccttagccatgacaaaaacaatgtgatcgagtttttgtttttctacggagttacaaaaatatccatgcatttaatttttgaagtaaagaaacatgtgtacATAAacaatgtaatattattattaaaaatgtaataaaaacatttttaacgctgctaatctgatgtcttctaacattttaacatattctaatgctagtaattactcacttcacggagataatatgcaaaaaaaaaaaaaaaaaaaaaaaactttttgtctaacaaataacaattgatttacattcaaatatgtcactgcagatcaggtttatcaagaacagcacagttacagtaattgtatgtattgcagcgtatgggatgatgcatgtgtccactgtgttggctgatatgaaactaaaacaacaaaacccagtaatatacaagagaacagctggagaataactgtccactgtagtgacctatgcatgaaagggttaaaatgagtaaataaatatcGGAATAAATAAACAGCGTGAAAACAATTTTAAGCTCATTTAAACAGCCAACGCTAGTAGCATAATGCTAGCTCACTACGCTTCCCAAGTATCTATACAAATTATATTTTTAGTTTCAGTAAAAAAAGTATTACTAATTATCTAAGTAATaagtgtttgttatgtttgcaGTGTGTATTTATGCATTAtaaaactaacattatttatgAAACTGAATTTTATCATATATGGCAGGGCACTAAGCTAGCTTAGTTGGCTAGTCATTTACGTtacaagttatttaaccctttcatgcatactggtcactacagtggacagttattctacagctgttctcttgtattttcatggattttattgttttagttccatatcagccaacacagtggacacttatgcatcatcccatacactgcaattcatacaattactgtaactttgctgttgtagataaacctgatctgcagtagcatgtttgagtgtaaaaaaaaaaaaaaaaaaaaaaaaaaattgcttattgatattagactgtaattagcaggagttttttgtttgtttgtttgtttgtttgtttgttttgggttttgtttgtttgttttgttttgttttgtttttcacatatcatctccatgaagtgagtaatatccagtattagagtatgttaaaatatgagaaaacatcatattagcagcattaaaaatgtttttatttcatagttctcacacagtatatcaataagttagtgtttctttgcttctaaaattaaatgcatgatgtccagctaagtggacatttttgtaactccatgaaaaataagttacttaaaaaaaaaattttcaatcactttttttcatgcctaaagaggaataaaacactcaggaaagaaaaatatattgattatgtttcttataattcatgcatgaaagggttaagtagttATTTACTTTTTAAGGCTGTTAAAAAGCAACGCTAGCTACATCAGGGTCTCGCCTGTTGGGACTGATGATAATTGGTGTTAAATCTATCTCATTAACTCTAACTCGAACTAACATTTATTTTAAACTTGCTAGTATTGACACAGAATGTATAGTTATGTGAACGCATGTTTTCTGACTTACCTCATTTCACGCTGACAGCAGTAGCGGAACCATCGCTCATACCGTTTCCTGTTGCTTGGGGAAGCTAATAAGTGTAGAACCAGGATGTGTTACCGGCTTTTCAACATGGCCGCGTCCGTGGAGAGTGATTTGTGAAGGAGACTAAATTCTGCACACAGTCTCATCTTTAACGGTGTGTAGCGAGTAAGAAATGTAAAGCTATATATGTTCAGCTAATATATAGATATTTAAATGATTCTGCTTCTTATAATGTCTGTGTGCGGTAGTCATTTTCCTGACACTTAGACCCCATTTTGTGTGTTAAATGTCAGAATCCGTacagaaatgtcagttttcatCATTACAAACAAGTACGTAACATGTTTTAACTGTAgaagtaaacaaaaatgtttgactCCAGTTACGTCATATCGTAAACGCACTGTATTTTAATCTTTACAACAGTATGAGAAGTTTAGCAGGGGAATGTTTTAGGTGATTTTGCTTGTACTTTATAAGAAAAGAACTCCACTTCTTTTGTGTCtaacacaggggtctcaaactcattttctttcaggtgccacattcagcacaatttgatctccagtgagccggaccagtaaaataataacataataacctataaataatgacaactccaaatttttgtctttgttttagtgagggaaaaaaacaccattaaattataaaaaatacttactttaaaaactatccaaacaaaaaaaaatgtgaataatctgagaaaaactgaaatttcttaagaaaaataagtgcaattttaacaatattctgcctcaacttatcatttctacatgtgcactatggatcggatctacaaagacactaaacacttagtaacaggcagaaaattgttaaaattgtgcttaattttctttagacatttcaggtagttcatatttgttcaggttattcacattttattgtttcaggatagtttgtaaatgtaaatattttcataacttaatgttattttttgcactaaaacaaagacaaaaatttgaagttgtcattatttataggaataatgcaagattttttttttttccacatcaaaccaagaagaaaatctggagtcattcttttttgtaggttattatgttattattttactgtagatcatattggtctgtatgtggaacctgaactaaaataaattcgacagccttgattgtggaatttttgcactttgcagattcatcacacgggccggattggaacctttggaaggccgcatttggcccccaggctgcatgtttgagacgcCTGCTCTAACAGCTTCAGTTACTTTTTCAGATTACATATTTTCATGTCCTTCCTGACTCTCTGTTGTTCACCTCAACTGCTGCATAAAACTGCCTGATTCAGGAGTAGACATTCTGACTAATGTTCCTCTAATAATGTCACCCTTTTTACTACAGGTCAGTGTGATGAGTGTATCATGAAGTGTGTCCGCTGCCTGCTCCAGCTGCAGAGCCTCCGACTGCTGGGTCAGTCAACCAGGTGTTCTGCACAGTACAGCTCTCTGCTCCCGTCAGCCTCCAGTCAGCCTGGCCTGCCACACAGCACCCAGCAGCAGGTAAGCTTTAACATCatttaacaccagtgttttacACCTAGAAGTCTATATCATATGATTAATTAATACTGAGAACTTGAGTACTTATAAAACCTCTGAGCCCAAACAGCATATTACTGAAGAGAAGAGTTGAAATCTGCCTCAATATTCATTTAACAGTGGTGCAcaaaaaacacatggaaataatggttactgtaaatatgtgaaaatgaaCGTTGTAATTTAGCTGTAATGTTGTTTATAACTGAATTAAGTGTAGTCTTGATTCTTCagatcaggggtcacattcagcctaatatggtataaagtgggccggaccgtaaaataatacaaataataggataataatttttgagtgaagaaagtaaaattccgtggtgaaaatgtttacatctacaaattgtactcaaacaaaacatgaacaaatatgaacaacctgaacattcttaaggaaaataagtgcaatgttaagaatATTAAACTGTAGTTTATTATTcatccatatgcatcacaacttggagatcacagtggatgtaaaaatacacaaaacattgaataacagacagaatattactaaaattccacatacttctcttaagagatttcaggttattcacattttttttttataaaaggctagtctctAAAAGtagacatttgtgtaattttactttttttgcacaatagagaaaaatttacagttttcattatttataggttattatggtagtatgttactggtctgatcatttctagattgaactgacctaaaatgcttttaacatccctgattgttaatatcttcagtgtgatttttgcatttcacaaattcattccagggactggattgaaccctttggtgggcgggatttggcccccgggatgcatgtttgacacctgtgctttagatgtATTGATTTTCCAAATACTATTGAAATTTTTGAATTACAATTGATTTTGACACcaacaaatatgacataaaactaGAATTAATACTGTAAGTACTACAGTTTTAGTAGAATTGCAGAGTTGTGAGGAAACAAAATAACATTAGTTTCGTATCCTCAAATTATCCCTTTGGGAAAAAAATGTCCCATCATGTCAGgttagtttatttataaagcatatttaaagacaacaAATGCTGATCAAATTGTTGTATAAAGAGATCAGGAAAACTGACATAAAGAGGAGCATAGACTGGTTGAAGACAAGCAGCACTGCATTTGGAACAAGTAAAATTCAGACAAGCGAAAAGAGTTTGTTCAcgtaaatattaattttaataataataaagttaaaGAAAAGAACTGGgatgtaagtacagttttaaatCAAGGagcaagatttattttttgtgtcaAATTATTCCCGAATTTACGGCCTCAACTTCAACTAAGGTATCTAGAGGTggaaaaagtgggtttaacacTTTTGGAAATTACATTTTTGTCAAAGAGAGGGGtagatgaaataaaaataccttGAATATACTAACAGATGTTGTCTTAGTTTAGAACTTTAGGAGCTCCAGCTGAATTTTCTTCTGTATGTGAAACtttgcaaaaccagaaacatgaaGAGTAAAGCTCCTTGTAATGAAACTAATATGTCTCCCAGGTGTCGAGGTCTTTCCACAGCAGTTCAGCATGCAGCAAAAGTCGGCCCGTTCCTACCGATTTCCTTAAAGACCAAGACGGGAAAAAGGACAAGTCTCTGGTCGTCCAAAAAGACCTGTTTGAAGAGGTGGCGAAAGACATTAAAACCAAGGCCACGTTTAACAAGGTGGTGGAAGTGTTCACCAAGAGAGACGTGAGGCGGCGGGGTCACGTGGAGTTTATTTATGCTGCCCTGAAGAAGATGCCCGAGTTTGGAGTGGAGAGAGACATTACTGTGTACAACAAGCTGCTGGACGTGTTTCCCAAAGAGGTTTTTGTTCCCAGAAACTTCATCCAGAGAATGTTCAACCACTACCCGCGACAGCAGGAATGTGGGGTGCAAGTCCTGGAGCAGATGGAGAACTATGGTAGGTGTCCTTACTGGATTCAGTGTGGTGGTTATGGCACTGTTTCAGACATGATTACCCAGTATTACTATTTTGTTCtactctgtttttgttgtttttttgttgtgaaatACTTGATTCAATGAAAAACTGACATAgaaatatttattgaaatgtactGAAAATATACTCCAAATCCAATGATGTAAATGGTTTAAATTAACCAGGCAATTAAGGGTATATATTAAGGTTAAAGTGATGCTTTAGGGTTACATTTCAGAACTCTTCAAGCACAGAAATAATTTTGATAGGTAAGTAATTTAAACTTTTAAGTTTCAGGTCATCTATGAAAAATGGTGACATATGATATTTGCCATAAATTTTAAACTAATTAACAATTTAtagtatattcttttttttttcgaaGATTGTTCTTCTACATATAAAATATTCCAGATTTGTCCTTTAGGGAAAAGGTGGTCATATCAGTCTTACATAGATGCAGCTCCAAGAGAGATGTAGAGGTTCAGAGTTATATCATGACTTTTTcagaatacacacaaataaaCTACTATCAATTTTTATGATGTACAGGCAACAATTATGAATAATTTCAAAAGAGACTTTCTTTATCTTCTCAGTGAATACGTATTTTCTTGGTTACAACTAAGACcattttcagtaaatattttcaaaactgTTATTCTTGAAATCGAGGATAATGATGTGACAGTTTCTCTGAGTCACTAAATGGTGCTTCGCTCGCAGATGGCATGATGGTGTGTTTTGTTTCGGGAGCAGTTGATAAAAGTGTTAACGCACTATTGGGAACTGTATCAAAAACAACACAGCATTGAGGAAACTAATAAGACAGATTTTGTGTATAATAACAAGAGCCCATCTTGGATTAAAGAGTAACTTATGacagttttcagttttgaaatgaTTTTCGTTTTAGGTATTACGCCCAATGTGGAGACCAAGGTCCTGCTGGTCCAGATCTTCGGTGATAGGAGCCACCCCATGAAGAAATACCAGCGCATCATGTACTGGTTTCCCAGATTCAAGCATACAAACCCGTTCCCAGTCCCCCGGCAGCTGCCTGAAGACCCAGTGGATCTGGCTCGCTTCAGTCTGACCCGCATCGCTAATGACCTTGATGCTAAAGTCACCGTCTACCAGGTAGACCTGCGGCCGAGCTCATTAGTACTATTGATGAGGATGGTGTGTTTCAGAGAGCAGCGGAACTCAAATGGATCAAAAAATGctttaaataaacaataaaaacaacagatgttaataaataaaaaacttactgttgcaaaaaaaattaaaattgtaaaacaCCCAAGATTGTAGAACTGCAGAGGTAAGACAACAGTCGGATGTGTCTGGAGTCCAAACATCAGTTGCATGGTTTAGTTTAGAGCAGTGATACCCAAACTATTTCAGCTCCAAACCCAAAAGATAAAGGTTTACAAAATTCCATCATGAATTGCCACATTGACTACAGTTTTATAGACTCCACCATCATCAAAAcaatgatgaataaataaaagttgCTGCAATGTCAAACTGTTACAGCTCTAGTAGAAAGATGACGCCAACAAGTGCTTCTAACAAATAATTAGTATAGCTAATAATTAGTATAGTTAGCTATAGATACATTTCTAAAACTCTAttttttaatatcattttcatactgttactgtcatCTTGTTTCATATTGATGTAGTACTTGTCATGTTACATatttgatgtctttttttttcaccttgttTACATTTTACATGGCTTTTCTGAAGTCAACATTTAGAAACTCTTCTTCTTAGGAATATGAATTCACATATCATATttgtattatgtattttactgtaaCAGTTGACAACCCAGTAAAATCAGCTATGTGACCCATTTTGGGTTCTGATACCAAGTTTGGGAACAACAGGTTTAGAGTTTTGTGGACCAGAATCCATAAGTTCCATTTTAATGTATGATACTTGAAACTCGTCAAGGATGTTTTTCCTACTTTTGAAGAATAagaacaaattgtgtgtgtgtgtgtgtgtgtgtgtgtgttagtagcATAAAATCCTATGTGCTTGTCTTCATACACTAGGTGCCATTTACAGATGTGAGCGAGAGTGGAGAGGATATCACATGTCCACATATAGTAGGTATGGAAACGATAGATTTGATGAATTTAACAAATGATTTCGTTACAGGGTACCTGcacacaggtcttgaaagtcttaaaaagtatggaattttgaagtactgttttccagaccttgaaaagtctggaattttgtgtgaaagactAATAAATTATGGAAGAAAGTTTCTCTCATTgtcaaattttagagtttgcTCAAAGGCAGATAAGAAATATATGTGGAAAACATATGAAAAACTTGATCTGATTTCACTAACGGGTCGGTACTGGAAGGATTCTAGTGAAACTTAATTGTGTTTAAATTGTGTatatatccatgcacttttgtgattttcatacgttttgaaaatttttctctcagtaaaacataattttctgCACATTAtgcgttcattcattcatatatttattaaaatgaacttttcaactacacacaacaggtacaaactAGTATAAAAGTACAAAAAGTCAAGGTCttaggagtaaaaaaaaatagcatttttGAAAAagttttaagtatttttatttggataagcATCTTGATATATGATTGAAGACTGGCTGGACTGGAAAGCAGAGAACTAACTCTAAACATTTGCAGGTATTCAGAGTCCCAGTCAGATGGAGCTGTTGGCTCAGCATAACCCCAGCAGACCTGTGTTCGTAGAGGGCCCATTCCCTCTGTGGCTGAGAAACACCTGTGTCTATTACTACGTCCTGAGGGCCGACCCCACGCCTGAGGAGAAGGTATGAAGAACCTGTGAGGAGGATCGGATGGTACTGGAAGCAAACACCAGCCAAAATGATCCCCACTGTGGGAAAGAGCAGTGGTTCTGTACAGGGCTGCTgctcaatgagcctgtttacacacACCATATaagtccgataactgggagtaatcagataattgtaataatcagatttaACGCATTTAcgtgcacttaagaaatgcaataattgaaaaccctggtttagacgcaccggtccattattggatttctgtcAGAGTATGTACGCAAGTAGTGATGGCAGACTTAatcttcctgtttttgtcttctgctcatgtttgactatgtaacttctgttttcactattttaatttttacacatgtacagatgtaaaagaacataatatatcagattaacctgtatacatgcaggaagacatcggagtattgaggAGAAGTCCAGCTgggttaatccgatttctcataatctgattactgctgttatctgattaaaaaatatcagattatcctgtttacgcGGTCACTTGAATATTCTGAAATTActgcagaaatcagataatgatcggagcaTTGGCGTACATGTAAATAGGCTCAATATGACAACAGAGATATAGTATGTCCACCAGTGGAGATTTACTAatactgttttcactgttttcactATGCTCTATAATCTGTCTATGCCTCATGTGATACTATTACCATAGTATAAAATTATTTAGATTTTAATAGAATAATTGCCTATAATAGTTactataaaaaaatcaaaaatcatgtATCTTTCTTGCTGAAAAGTGTAAACTGAACTGCCACAATTGCTAAATACAACCTTTCTAAGGACAAATGTATAGACAGATGCCAACACTTTGCATAACattcaaaataaaagccataacattcaaatattaaaagTTCTGGACCTTATCCCAGCATCCCCTGCACCTAAATCCTGATTTTCCCCATGTATTTTGACTATTTATATATCTAGGTGTTGAATATTGCCTTAAAAACACCACACAGAAGTCTGGAATTTAAGTGGGAAACATGTAGGTACCTTGAAAGTGACAAAATGGTTTGAAGTTGAATAAATAATGAAACTGGAACATGACATTATTGAACCAAACAGATACTAGAGTGTTTTGAGTGCAAGTGTTGACATTTGATAATAAATATTTAACAGCATTATCTTCATAACCATTAACAGGTCT comes from Sphaeramia orbicularis chromosome 18, fSphaOr1.1, whole genome shotgun sequence and encodes:
- the ecsit gene encoding evolutionarily conserved signaling intermediate in Toll pathway, mitochondrial; amino-acid sequence: MKCVRCLLQLQSLRLLGQSTRCSAQYSSLLPSASSQPGLPHSTQQQVSRSFHSSSACSKSRPVPTDFLKDQDGKKDKSLVVQKDLFEEVAKDIKTKATFNKVVEVFTKRDVRRRGHVEFIYAALKKMPEFGVERDITVYNKLLDVFPKEVFVPRNFIQRMFNHYPRQQECGVQVLEQMENYGITPNVETKVLLVQIFGDRSHPMKKYQRIMYWFPRFKHTNPFPVPRQLPEDPVDLARFSLTRIANDLDAKVTVYQVPFTDVSESGEDITCPHIVGIQSPSQMELLAQHNPSRPVFVEGPFPLWLRNTCVYYYVLRADPTPEEKKEEPYDPERCFDYPLQLDIDLERDLGDDEEFDVEDLDEGPVYAMCMSGQGDQATLNQWISGLQQTNPILGQVPTLFRLDSGPRDLQGPAETESGPRHQTDTETHNQSREEVQDEEAEEPRRTQGMKQ